GACCAGGTCGACCAGGTCGAAGGCCACCTCGAGCTCGAGCGGGTCGACCCGCATCTTCTCGGCGATCGCCTCGGGGGAGTCCGGGGCCGGCTCGTCGGCCACGGCGGGGGCGGCCGCCTCGTCGTCCTCGGGCAGGGCCTCCTTCATCCGCGAGGCCATGACGAGGAAGAAGCCGCCGATGACCACGAACGGCAGCTTCGGCAGGCCGGGGATGAGGCACAGCGCCAGGGCCGCGCCACCGGCGATGCGCACCGGCTGCTTGAAGCGGCCGAGCTGGGCGAGCAGGTCGCTGCCCATGTCGCCCTCGGTGGCCGAGCGGGTGACGATGATGCCGGTCGCGGTGGACAGCAGCAGCGCCGGGATCTGGGAGACCAGGCCGTCGCCGACGGTCAGCAGCGAGTAGGTGGAGACGGCGTCGGCGGGGGCCATGCCCTTGCTCATGACGCCGATGGCGAAGCCACCGATGAGGTTGATCAGCGTGACGATGATGCCGGCGATGGCGTCGCCCTTGACGAACTTCGAGGCACCGTCCATCGAGCCGTAGAAGTCGGCCTCGGCGGTGACCTCGGTGCGCCGCTTGCGGGCCTGCTTCTCGTTGATCAGACCGGCGTTGAGGTCGGCGTCGATGGCCATCTGCTTGCCGGGCATGGCGTCGAGGGTGAAGCGGGCACCGACCTCGGCCACGCGCCCGGCACCGTTGGTGATGACGACGAACTGGATGATCGTGAGGATCACGAAGATCACCAGGCCGACGACGAGCGAGCCGCCGATCACGAAGTGCCCGAAGGCCTCGATGACCTTGCCGGCGTAGCCGTCGGTCAGCACCAGCCGGGTGGAGGAGACGTTGAGCGCCAGCCGGAACAGCGTCGCGATGAGGATCAGCGACGGGAAGACGGCGAAGTCCAGCGACCGCTTGATCTGCATCGAGACCAGCAGGATCAGCAGCGACGCCGTGATGTTGAAGCCGAGCAGCATGTCCAGCACGGCGGCAGGCAGCGGCACGACCAGCATCAGGACGATGGCGACCACGCCGATCGGCACGGCTGCCTTCGTCATCCCTCGCACGGGCACTCCATCGGCAGCCGCCCGGGGGAGGGCGACGGCCCCCGACCCACCCGTCACACCCGCCCCAGGGGACGGCAGCACCCGCACACCCCTCGCCGTCGGCGGGGGTGTGCGGTGCGGCGGGGGTCAGGAGGCGATCGGCGCCCGCCTGCGGCCGGCCCTCGGCAGGCCGGCGACGTCGGGGGCCTCGAAGCCGGGCCGGTGGAAGCCGCCGCGCACCCCGCGGTTGCCCAGCTGCATCACGAAGGCGAGCACCCGGGCCACGGCGGTGAACAGCTGGGGCGGTACCTCCTGGCCGATCTCGCAGGAGGCGTGCAGCGCCCGGGCCAGCGGGACGTCCTGCACCAGCGGCACCCGCGCCTCGGCGGCCTTCTCGCGGAGCTTCGCGGCGATCTCGTCGGCGCCCTTGGCCACCACCCGGGGCGCGCCGCGCTCGGGCTCGTACCTCAGCGCGACGGCGACGTGGGTGGGGTTGACCAGCAGGACGTCGGCGGTGGCGACGTCGGCCATCATGCGGTTGCGGGAGATGGCCAGGGCGGCCGCGCGGCGCTGGGCCTTGACGTGCGGGTCGCCCTCGGACTGCTTGTGCTCCTGCTGGATCTCGTACTTGCTCATCTTGAGCTTCTTCATGATCTGCATGCGCACGATCACGTAGTCGGCGATCGCGATGACCAGGCCGGTGACGGCGACGACGCGGAACATGAGGACGGCGGAGTCGGCGAAGGTGGCGACCACCGCCGACAGCGGCAGGGCGCCCGACGCGGACACCATCGCCTGCGCTCGCCCGCTGGTGACGACGACGACCGTGCCCAGCGCCGCGGTCTTGAGGACGGCCTTGACCGCCTCCCACAGGCCGTGCGTGCCGAACATGCGCTTCATCCCGGGGAACGGGTTGAACTTCTGCAGCGTCGGCTTCATGCCCTTGGCCGACACCGTGACCCCGCCCTGCGCGGCCGAGGCGAGCGCGCCGACGAGCATCAGGCCGATCGCGGTGGGCAGCAGCGTCCCGAGGAACGCCGACAGCGCCTCGCCCAGCAGCACCGAGACCGCCTCCGGCTCGGGGTGCTCGGCCACCGAGCCGACCTGCACGAACAGCCGGCCGACGGCGTCGAACGCGTTGCCGACCAGCATCGGCAGCAGCGCACTGGCCACCGCCACCCCCGCCCAGGTGCCCAGCTCCTGGGTGCGCGGGATCTGCCCCTCCTTGCGCGCCTTCTTGATGCGCTGCGGAGTGGGCTTCTCGGTCTTCTCACCACCCGGGCCGTCCTTGGCCACCCGCCCTCACCCGCTCCGGAACCCGATGACCGCGCGGGTGGCCTGCTCGAGCAGGGCGTCGAGGGCCGGCGGCAGCAGCGGGAAGGTCAGCCCGAGCAGGGCGAGGGTCAACATGATCTTGACGGGGAAGCCGATGGCGAAGATGTTCAGCGCCGGGGCGGCCCGCGACAGCAGCGCCAGGGCGACGTCGGCCAGCAGGAGCACCGCCACCATCGGCCCGGCGATCTGCAGCGCGGACAGGAACATCATCGAGAACGCCGTCACGACCACCTCGCCGACGGCCTCGGCCGGGTACCCGCCGGACACCGGCAGCCCCTCGTAGGAGGTGGCGAACCCGCGGACGATGAGCAGGTGCCCGCTGCTGGTGAACAGCAGCGTCGTCGCCAGCAGCGAGTGCAGCTTGCCGACGACGGAGTTCATCGTCATCGCCAGCGGGTCGTAGGCCGGCTGCAGCGTGAAGCCGCCGGTGACGTCGAGCAGCTCGCCGGCGAACTGGACGGCGGTGAAGAACAGCTGGACGACGAAGCCCAGCGCCGCGCCGATCGCGACCTCGCTGACCGCGGTGACGACGAGGAAGCCGGTGGTCGGGTCGGGCAGCCCGGGGGCGACGCGGTCGACCAGGGCGACCGCGAGCGCCAGCGCCAGGGCGCCCTTGACCGGCGCCGGGACGGCGCGGGTGTTGAACGGCGGGGCCAGCAGGACGAAGCCGGCCGCACGGGCGGTGGCCAGCAGCAGGGCCGCGAGGGTGACCGCCGGGACCTCGAGGTCCATGCCGGTCAGGTCCGCCCGAGCAGCCGCGGCAGCGAGTCGAACAGGGTCTCGGTGAAGCTGACCAGCTCCGCGAGGACCCAGTTGCCCGTGACCAGCAGCGCGATGGCGACCGCGATCATCTTCGGCACGAAGGACAGCGTCGGTTCCTGGATCTGGGTCGCCGCCTGGAACAGCGAGATCAGGAAGCCGACCAGCAGCGCCGTCAGCAGGACCGGGGCGGCGACCTTGGCGGCCACCATCATGGTCTGCACGGCGATCTCGGTGACATCGGCGTCACTCACGACGACTCCTCGCTGGCGCTCGTCGCCGTCGTTCGCGGCACTGCCGTGCTCATCCGTGAGCTCGCGAGCTCGCTCACGTGTAACTCCCCACCAGCGCGGTGGTGATGAGCGCCCAGCCGTCGACGACGACGAACAGCAGCAGCTTGAACGGCAGCGACACGATCGACGGCGGCACCATCATCATGCCCATCGCCATGAGCGCGGCGCTGACCAGCATGTCCAGCACCAGGAACGGGATGAACACGACCAGCCCGATGATGAAGGCGCTCTTGAGCTCGGAGAGCACGAACGCCGGCACCAGCGTCGTCATGCTCACCGCCGCCCGGTCCTCGGGCTGCTCCTCGCCGGAGAGGCCGACCATGAGCTGCAGCTCGTCGTCGCGGGTGTTGTCGAGCAGGAACTCCTTGAGCGGCACCACGCCGACGTCGTAGGCCTGCGTGGCGCTCAGCGCACCGTCCATGTAGGGCTGGACGGCGACCTCGTTGACGTCGCCGATGACCGGGCCCATCACGAACAGGGTCAGGAACAGCGCGATGCCGGTGAGCACCGAGTTGGGCGGGGAGGACTGCAACCCCAGCGCGTTGCGGGTCAGCGACAGGACGACGGCGATCTTGGTGAACGAGGTGCACAGCAGCAGCACCGACGGCGCCACCGAGAGCACGGTGACGGCGAGGATCAGCGTGACCGAGGTGCTGGGGCTGCCGCTGCCCACCGAGATGTCCACGCCGCCGTCGACGGCGGGGACGGCCGGCGCGGTGGGCGCGGTCGGTGCCGTGGGCGCGGTGGGGGCGGCCGCGGCGGGCCCGGCCAGCAGCACGCCGGCGACGGCGCAGCCGAGCAGGGCCAGCAGCAGGACGGCGACCCGGCGGGGCAGGCCGCGGACGGCGGCGGGCGGGGCGGCGCGCATCAGCGGCGGACCGTCCGGTCGCGCAGCTGGGTGACGAAGCCGGTCCAGCCGTTGCGGTCGAGGACCGAGCCGGCCAGCGCGCCGCCGACCCGCGCCCCGGGTCGGGCGGCCGGCAGGGGCTCGCCGTCCTCACCGGTCGGCGGCGCCGCGCGCTCGGCGAGCGTGGCCTCCACGACGTCGCCGTCGAGCTCGGCGAGCAGGGTGACCTGCTCCTCGGTGGCGCCGACGACCAGCACGCGGTCGGCGATGCGCACCACGTTCACGGTGCTCGTGCGGCCCAGGCGCTGGCGGGCGACGACGTCGACCATGCCGCCGGACTGCCCGAGGCCGCGCTTCTGCGCCAGCCGCGCGGCGAACCACAGCACGCCGCCGACGAACGCCAGCGACAGCAGGAGCCGGATGACCATCCACGTCACGACGCGGCCTGCCCGATCTCCGTGGCGGCGTCGGTGACGATCTCGCTGATCCGCAGGCCGAAGTCCTCGTCGACGACGACGACCTCGCCGCGGGCGATGAGCGTGCCGTTGACCAGCAGGTCGGCCGGGGCGCTGGCCGCGCGGTCGAGCTCGACGACCTCGCCGGGGTGCAGCGAGAGCAGCTCGCCCACGGTCATCCGGGTGCGGCCGATCTCGACGGTGACCTCCATGGCCACGTGCCGCAGCAGTTCCAGGCTGCCGCGCTGGGTGCGCGCCGCGGTCGGCAGCGTCACCTGCAGCGCGAGGGTCGCCTGGTGGTCGTCGCCGGCGACGAGCGGGACGGCGACGAACATGCCCTTGTCCCGCAGCCCGTCGAGCGCGGTCACCGGGTCCTCGGTCCGCTCGGCGTCCACGCGGACCCGGCCGAGGGTGGCCGCGGCCGCCTCCAGTGCCGGGCGCAGCGCGGTGGCCACGTCCATCGGGCCGACGGGGGAGTTGTCGAGTGCCTCGACGACCTCGGCGGAGAGCACCAGGACGACGTCGCCGGTGACCTCGCCGGAGAGCCGGGCGCTGACCGCGGCGGCCGCGGACGGCGGCAGCGGGACGGCGTCGGGGTCGGTCACCGCAGCGCCCGGCGCCAGCTCGGTGCCGGCCGGGACGAGGGCGGCCGCGGCCCGCGCGGCGGCGACGACGACGGCGGTGATGGTCTCCGACGCCTGCGAGTGGGCCTGGGCGGGGTCGAGCGTGGCGGTCATGCGGGGTCCTTCGCGGCGGCGGACGGGGTGGGGACGATGGCGGCGGCCAGCCGACGCCGGTGGTTGCTGGCGATCGCGTGGGCGAACGTGACGTCGTTGGTGGTGACCTCGAGCGGGGCGTCGCGCGGGTGGCTCAGCAGCAGGACGTCACCGACGGTGAGGCTGAGCAGGTCCTCGGAGGAGACCTCGAGCGGCGTGAACCGCACGCTGACGTCGACCGGCACCAGCTCGAGCCGGTCGGCGAGGGCCTCGGCGGCGCGCTGCCGCTCCCGCTGCGCGGACTCCGACAGCTGCGGGGACGCGGCGCTGTTGAGCGCGTTGGCGAAGGAGGAGAACGGCAGCACCAGCGAGGCGTCGCCCTCGCGGCTGCCGATGGTCATGGTGAAGCGGGCGACCATCACCGTGTCCGAGCCGGCCGCGGCCTGGGCCAGCGCGGGGTCGTACTCGATCCCGTCGGAGACCGGCCGCAGGTCGGCCACGTGGGTGAACGCCGCGGTGAACTCCTGCAGCAGCCGGGTGAGCAGCTGCCCGGTGATGGTGGTCTCCATCGCCGTCATGGGCCGCTCGGGCTGCGTGGCGGCGCCGGAGCCGCCGAGCATGTGGTCGACGGTGGCCATCGCGATGTCGAGCGGGTAGGCCAGCAGCCCCTTGCCGGCCAGCGGCTCGAGGGTGAACGTCGACAGGAAGCAGGGCTTGGGCAGCGTGGCGACGTAGTCGTCGTAGGAGTGCTGCTCGATGCCGAGCAGCTCCAGCCGGGCGCCGGTGCGCAGCAGGGTGGTGAGGACCGTCGTCGCCTGGCGGGCGAAGGACTCCTGCGCGATCTGCAGGACGCGGACGTGCTCGCGGGAGAGCTTGGTCGGGCGGCGGAAGTCGTAGGTGCGGGGCGCACCGCGCCGGCTGCGGCCGCCCACGCCCGGCGACTGCGGACCGGGCCCGGTGGGCGCGGTCGCGTTCTCGGGGCGGGTCACGGTCCCCTCATCGGCGGGCCCGGAACGCGAGCTGACCGGCGGCGCGGGGCGCCGCCGGTCAGCCGGGGAGGGTGTGACGCGTGGTGCGCCGGGGTGTCACCGAGGTGTGTCCGGTGGGGCCGGCGCCACCGCAGGGGCCGGTGGCGCTGCGGTCACTGGGTGACGTACTCGGTGAAGTAGATCCCCATGACCATCTCCACGTCGTGGTCGGTGTAGGCCTCGATGATCTGCTGCTCCAGCGACTCCTTGAGCGCCTCGCGGGCGCCGGTCACGTCGGCGGGCTGCGCCTGCGAGTAGGTGGCGATGAGGATGTCGAGGGCCTTGGACCCGTCGACGCCGCCGCTCCCGTGCCCGCCGCCGGCGGCGTCCTCGGTCGTCTGCAGGCTGATGCCGACCTTGAGGTAGCCGCCGCCGGCCAGGTTGACCGTCACCGGCTCGAGGGCGACGACCTCGCCGGCCACCGGCTCCTCGGCCGCGGCCTCGCCGCTGCCGGCGAACAGGAAGAAGTACGCGGCGGCGCCGGCGGCGGCCAGGAGGACGACCAGGACGAGCAGCAGCTTCTTCTTGCCACCGCCCGCGGCCTCCTCGCCGTCGGCGTCCTTCTCCTTGTCCTTGGCCTTGCTCTTGGTGCTCACTCGGGAGTGCCTTCCTGTGCGGGGGCGTCGAGGCCGGGCAGCAGCTCGGTGGCCTCGGCGGAGGCGTTCGACACCACGACGATGTCGACGCGGCGGTTGACGGAGACGGCGTCCGGGTCGGTCCTCGGCACCAGCGGGCGGGTGTCGGAGTAGCCGGTGCCGGACAGGCGGTCCTGCGGGACGCCGGCGGCGGCCAGGTACCGGACGACGGTGGTGGCCCGGTAGGCCGACAGCTCCCAGTTCGACGGCCACCGCCCGCCCGGGGTCACCGGCAGGTGGTTGGCGTGGCCCTCGATGCCCAGCCGGTTGGGCAGCGCGGCCAGCGTCGGGGCGACGGCGTCGAGGATGTCGCGGCCCTGTGGCCGCAGGTCGGCCTCCTCGGGACCGAAGAGGACCGGGTCGGACACGATGTGCACGACCAGGCCGCGCTCGTCGATCTCGTAGCGGGCG
This region of Geodermatophilus bullaregiensis genomic DNA includes:
- the fliQ gene encoding flagellar biosynthesis protein FliQ, whose product is MSDADVTEIAVQTMMVAAKVAAPVLLTALLVGFLISLFQAATQIQEPTLSFVPKMIAVAIALLVTGNWVLAELVSFTETLFDSLPRLLGRT
- a CDS encoding OmpA/MotB family protein encodes the protein MSSGGHGGRRRARKHEEEEHENHERWLVSYADMMTLLLVLFVVLFAMSQVDKEKFAALASGLSEAFGAPVTAMQGSAGNPEASVLDSLDAAVDVQIPPAPAAQESVDAAAAEAARQEAQRVAAEAQAEYDELAAARDAIDAALAAAGYADTARYEIDERGLVVHIVSDPVLFGPEEADLRPQGRDILDAVAPTLAALPNRLGIEGHANHLPVTPGGRWPSNWELSAYRATTVVRYLAAAGVPQDRLSGTGYSDTRPLVPRTDPDAVSVNRRVDIVVVSNASAEATELLPGLDAPAQEGTPE
- the fliP gene encoding flagellar type III secretion system pore protein FliP (The bacterial flagellar biogenesis protein FliP forms a type III secretion system (T3SS)-type pore required for flagellar assembly.), whose amino-acid sequence is MRAAPPAAVRGLPRRVAVLLLALLGCAVAGVLLAGPAAAAPTAPTAPTAPTAPAVPAVDGGVDISVGSGSPSTSVTLILAVTVLSVAPSVLLLCTSFTKIAVVLSLTRNALGLQSSPPNSVLTGIALFLTLFVMGPVIGDVNEVAVQPYMDGALSATQAYDVGVVPLKEFLLDNTRDDELQLMVGLSGEEQPEDRAAVSMTTLVPAFVLSELKSAFIIGLVVFIPFLVLDMLVSAALMAMGMMMVPPSIVSLPFKLLLFVVVDGWALITTALVGSYT
- a CDS encoding flagellar motor switch protein FliM; protein product: MTRPENATAPTGPGPQSPGVGGRSRRGAPRTYDFRRPTKLSREHVRVLQIAQESFARQATTVLTTLLRTGARLELLGIEQHSYDDYVATLPKPCFLSTFTLEPLAGKGLLAYPLDIAMATVDHMLGGSGAATQPERPMTAMETTITGQLLTRLLQEFTAAFTHVADLRPVSDGIEYDPALAQAAAGSDTVMVARFTMTIGSREGDASLVLPFSSFANALNSAASPQLSESAQRERQRAAEALADRLELVPVDVSVRFTPLEVSSEDLLSLTVGDVLLLSHPRDAPLEVTTNDVTFAHAIASNHRRRLAAAIVPTPSAAAKDPA
- the fliN gene encoding flagellar motor switch protein FliN; this encodes MTATLDPAQAHSQASETITAVVVAAARAAAALVPAGTELAPGAAVTDPDAVPLPPSAAAAVSARLSGEVTGDVVLVLSAEVVEALDNSPVGPMDVATALRPALEAAAATLGRVRVDAERTEDPVTALDGLRDKGMFVAVPLVAGDDHQATLALQVTLPTAARTQRGSLELLRHVAMEVTVEIGRTRMTVGELLSLHPGEVVELDRAASAPADLLVNGTLIARGEVVVVDEDFGLRISEIVTDAATEIGQAAS
- a CDS encoding flagellar basal body-associated FliL family protein, giving the protein MSTKSKAKDKEKDADGEEAAGGGKKKLLLVLVVLLAAAGAAAYFFLFAGSGEAAAEEPVAGEVVALEPVTVNLAGGGYLKVGISLQTTEDAAGGGHGSGGVDGSKALDILIATYSQAQPADVTGAREALKESLEQQIIEAYTDHDVEMVMGIYFTEYVTQ
- a CDS encoding EscU/YscU/HrcU family type III secretion system export apparatus switch protein, yielding MAKDGPGGEKTEKPTPQRIKKARKEGQIPRTQELGTWAGVAVASALLPMLVGNAFDAVGRLFVQVGSVAEHPEPEAVSVLLGEALSAFLGTLLPTAIGLMLVGALASAAQGGVTVSAKGMKPTLQKFNPFPGMKRMFGTHGLWEAVKAVLKTAALGTVVVVTSGRAQAMVSASGALPLSAVVATFADSAVLMFRVVAVTGLVIAIADYVIVRMQIMKKLKMSKYEIQQEHKQSEGDPHVKAQRRAAALAISRNRMMADVATADVLLVNPTHVAVALRYEPERGAPRVVAKGADEIAAKLREKAAEARVPLVQDVPLARALHASCEIGQEVPPQLFTAVARVLAFVMQLGNRGVRGGFHRPGFEAPDVAGLPRAGRRRAPIAS
- a CDS encoding FliO/MopB family protein — protein: MVIRLLLSLAFVGGVLWFAARLAQKRGLGQSGGMVDVVARQRLGRTSTVNVVRIADRVLVVGATEEQVTLLAELDGDVVEATLAERAAPPTGEDGEPLPAARPGARVGGALAGSVLDRNGWTGFVTQLRDRTVRR
- the flhA gene encoding flagellar biosynthesis protein FlhA, which encodes MTKAAVPIGVVAIVLMLVVPLPAAVLDMLLGFNITASLLILLVSMQIKRSLDFAVFPSLILIATLFRLALNVSSTRLVLTDGYAGKVIEAFGHFVIGGSLVVGLVIFVILTIIQFVVITNGAGRVAEVGARFTLDAMPGKQMAIDADLNAGLINEKQARKRRTEVTAEADFYGSMDGASKFVKGDAIAGIIVTLINLIGGFAIGVMSKGMAPADAVSTYSLLTVGDGLVSQIPALLLSTATGIIVTRSATEGDMGSDLLAQLGRFKQPVRIAGGAALALCLIPGLPKLPFVVIGGFFLVMASRMKEALPEDDEAAAPAVADEPAPDSPEAIAEKMRVDPLELEVAFDLVDLVDTSRGGDLLDRVKALRRKVAMETGLVIPLVRTRDNLDLPASQYVIWLNGVPAAKGTSPAGTVLAIGDALDGLPGRPTREPVFGLPAKWVPVELQRQAEMAGATVVDRSSVITTHLAEVVRQNAAELLGREDVRLLVEMVRRTHPVVVEELTPALLTLGEVQRVLHALLAENVSIRDLVRIFEALSVRAKVSTDVDGLVEAVRASLGSAISHPYVTPDERLHVLTLEPGFEQRLLEAVRQSDGGQVLALDAGSVDALVTGCSGLLEDAESHGLAPVLVCSPQVRAALSRLMRQVLPRLPVISYSEVSRTAQIESLGVVNGAVAIR
- the fliR gene encoding flagellar biosynthetic protein FliR, which encodes MDLEVPAVTLAALLLATARAAGFVLLAPPFNTRAVPAPVKGALALALAVALVDRVAPGLPDPTTGFLVVTAVSEVAIGAALGFVVQLFFTAVQFAGELLDVTGGFTLQPAYDPLAMTMNSVVGKLHSLLATTLLFTSSGHLLIVRGFATSYEGLPVSGGYPAEAVGEVVVTAFSMMFLSALQIAGPMVAVLLLADVALALLSRAAPALNIFAIGFPVKIMLTLALLGLTFPLLPPALDALLEQATRAVIGFRSG